From Mytilus edulis chromosome 8, xbMytEdul2.2, whole genome shotgun sequence, one genomic window encodes:
- the LOC139484524 gene encoding protein unc-13 homolog C-like, giving the protein MTNTSNLTEPKTEVNNISKSLKTHKKEVKNVGHEFRSSLSDMKKENDKLKESFLDVQMKSMSNNLIFYNIPETEVENCPDIILDFCKVTMKLENSDQIQLSDAHRIGRKGGKTRPILAKFSSYVHRELVQKNAKTLKNSSFGISEQLQTDVQNRRKELLPLMKELRDQNVKAYLFRDKIHVGGQEYKPQRLPREHAYSLKYLSWNINGLIRVLL; this is encoded by the coding sequence ATGACAAACACAAGTAATCTAACGGAACCTAAAACAGAGGTCAATAACATTTCTAAATCTTTAAAAACTCACAAAAAGGAAGTTAAAAATGTTGGCCATGAATTTCGATCTTCTTTGTCCGATATGAAAAAGGAAAATGACAAACTAAAAGAAAGTTTTCTGGACGTCCAAATGAAATCAATGTCGAAcaatttgatattttacaatattccaGAAACTGAAGTTGAAAATTGTCCTGATATTATACTTGACTTTTGCAAAGTTACAATGAAGCTCGAAAACTCAGATCAAATTCAGCTGTCAGATGCTCATCGTATTGGTAGAAAAGGCGGGAAGACCAGACCAATATTAGCCAAATTCTCTTCATATGTGCACCGTGAACTAGTGCAAAAAAACGCTAAAACCTTGAAAAATTCTTCGTTTGGAATATCAGAACAGTTACAAACAGATGTTCAAAATCGCAGGAAAGAACTATTACCACTCATGAAAGAACTCAGAGACCAAAATGTAAAAGCCTACTTATTCAGGGACAAAATTCATGTTGGCGGCCAGGAATATAAACCTCAGCGGTTACCCAGAGAACATGCATactctttaaaatatttatcatggAACATTAATGGCTTAATTAGAGTCTTGTTATGA